A single genomic interval of Astyanax mexicanus isolate ESR-SI-001 chromosome 4, AstMex3_surface, whole genome shotgun sequence harbors:
- the LOC125801488 gene encoding zinc finger protein 239-like encodes MEPSPNMEKHQHSVKSFTKQSHLKRHQRIHTGEKPYYCSDCGKSFTTQSNLKIHQRIHTGEKPYHCSDCGKSFNQQSTLKLHQRIHTGEKPYHCSDCGKSFTEQSTLKLHQRIHTGEKPYHCFDCGKSFTQQGHLKIHQRIHTGEKPYYCSDCGKSFTEQSTLKLHQRIHTGEKPYHCSDCGKSFTKQSSLKIHQRIHTGEKPYHCSDCGKSFTKQSHLKKHQRIHTGEKPYHCSDCGKSFTLQSELILHQCIHKR; translated from the coding sequence atggagccaagtcccaacatggagaaacatcagcactctgtcaagagttttactaaacagagtcatctcaaaagacaccagcgcattcacacaggagagaaaccgtattactgctccgattgtggtaagagttttactacacagagtaatctcaaaatacaccagcgcattcacacaggagagaaaccgtatcactgctcagactgtgggaagagttttaatcaacagagtactctcaaactgcaccagcgcattcacacaggagagaaaccgtatcactgttcagactgtggaaagagttttactgaacagagtactctcaaactgcaccagcgcattcacacaggagagaaaccgtatcactgtttcgactgtgggaagagttttactcaacagggtcatctcaaaatacaccagcgcattcacacaggagagaaaccgtattactgctcagactgtggaaagagttttactgaacagagtactctcaaactgcaccagcgcattcacacaggagagaaaccgtatcactgctcagactgtgggaagagttttactaaacagagtagtctcaaaatacaccagcgcattcacacaggagagaaaccgtatcactgctcagactgtgggaagagttttactaaacagagtcatctcaaaaaacaccagcgcattcacacaggagagaaaccgtatcactgttcagactgtgggaagagttttactttacagagtgaacttatattacatcagtgcattcacaagagatag